From a region of the Streptomyces venezuelae genome:
- a CDS encoding thioesterase II family protein, whose translation MNSPQPRPKKPPRWLLRRPDPDAPARIFLFPYSGCGASMYQAWPRRIGAVDVCLIQPPARQNRIAEPHYGTYENMARDLVEYLRPHLDRPFAFFGHCGGALPGVEVARQLAAAGLPLPERIFVSGQVAPHDGPYSRLFALDRDGLRQELGHIVTALGGDPSGPVVEMGLEVLANDLEANRRYTPGRITLPSAVTAIGWSEDTEIPTKLMGGWADTTEDCRTVELDGDHFAFLSAPEALLAEIRRDFGAEHAAGTD comes from the coding sequence TTCACCGCAGCCTCGCCCCAAGAAGCCTCCGCGCTGGCTCCTGCGCCGCCCGGATCCGGACGCGCCGGCCCGCATCTTCCTGTTCCCCTACTCGGGTTGCGGCGCCTCGATGTACCAGGCGTGGCCACGCCGCATCGGTGCCGTCGACGTCTGCCTGATCCAGCCGCCGGCCCGGCAGAACCGGATCGCCGAGCCGCACTACGGCACGTACGAGAACATGGCGCGGGACCTCGTCGAGTACCTGCGGCCGCACCTGGACCGGCCGTTCGCCTTCTTCGGGCACTGCGGCGGAGCGCTCCCGGGGGTCGAGGTGGCCCGGCAGCTCGCCGCGGCCGGACTCCCGCTGCCCGAGCGGATCTTCGTGTCGGGTCAGGTGGCACCGCACGACGGCCCGTACAGCCGGCTGTTCGCGCTGGACCGCGACGGGCTGCGCCAGGAACTCGGCCACATCGTCACCGCGCTCGGTGGTGATCCGAGCGGGCCCGTCGTCGAGATGGGCCTGGAGGTCCTCGCCAACGACCTGGAGGCGAACCGGCGGTACACCCCGGGCCGCATCACGCTTCCCTCGGCCGTCACCGCGATCGGCTGGTCCGAGGACACCGAGATCCCCACGAAGCTCATGGGCGGCTGGGCGGACACGACGGAGGACTGCCGGACCGTCGAACTGGACGGCGACCACTTCGCGTTCCTCTCCGCGCCCGAGGCGCTGCTCGCGGAGATCCGCCGGGACTTCGGCGCGGAGCACGCAGCCGGAACGGACTAG